In Exiguobacterium sp. 9-2, the genomic window CCTTTGTTTTTAGCTTCGAACGATTCGGATCGAACAGATGCCGAAAACGGTTGGGTGTTCCCGTCAATAAGTCGCTGAGTAACAGTCCGGCCGCGATACCATTCGTCATCCCCCACTTCGCAAAACCGGTCGCGACGAACACGTTCGGATCATTTGCCGTCATCTGTCCGATGTACGGGATCTTGTCGAGCGTGATCAAGTCTTGTGCTGACCAAAACTGTCCAAACGACTCGACGTGGAATTCACGCTTTGCAAAATCTGCAAGATGCTGATACCGCTGCATCGTCTCTGTCTCGTGACCAGATAGATGATTCTCACCGCCGAAGAGACCAAGCAGACGACCGTCTTCTGTCCGCGTGTGACGCAGAGAACGACTCGGTTGATCGGCACTCATGAACATCCCGTCCGGAAACGTCTCATCGACCTGACCCGATACGATATACGAGCGATGGACTTCAAGTTTTGAGAAGTACAACCCTTTAAAATCATGGAACGGAAAATGGGTCGCGATGACGACCTTCTTCGCCTCAATCCGGTGACCGTTCTCAAGGATGACTGTCGGAGTCCGGTTCGATTCGAGCGATACGGCACGTGTCTGTTCGTATAAGGCTCCCCCTTGGTGGACGATTTGTCGGGCGAGTCCTTGAAGATATTTGACGGGATGGAACTGCGCTTGATCGCGCAAGACGACAGCTTTTTTTATATCATACGGCAACTTACTTCGAACTTCTTCCGTCGCTTCGCCACCGTTCAATCTCAATCGTTCGTAGGCTTTTACT contains:
- a CDS encoding FAD-dependent oxidoreductase, whose protein sequence is MDQDAKHDVVIIGAGIAGLVTAIQLTERGYDVAVIEAGNVAAGTTGYTTAKVSSQHGLIYDMLIKTVGEESARLYYEANEEAIIFLRHQVERLDIACELETQDAYLYAATSKEQAMEREVKAYERLRLNGGEATEEVRSKLPYDIKKAVVLRDQAQFHPVKYLQGLARQIVHQGGALYEQTRAVSLESNRTPTVILENGHRIEAKKVVIATHFPFHDFKGLYFSKLEVHRSYIVSGQVDETFPDGMFMSADQPSRSLRHTRTEDGRLLGLFGGENHLSGHETETMQRYQHLADFAKREFHVESFGQFWSAQDLITLDKIPYIGQMTANDPNVFVATGFAKWGMTNGIAAGLLLSDLLTGTPNRFRHLFDPNRSKLKTKDATQFVKNNADVAIELVKGKLTKARRRADELQPDEGGLVTHHGKTVGGYRDPEGKLHLVSTTCTHMGCDTKWNEAERSWDCPCHGSRFGPTGEVLEGPAVNPLKSIE